CGGCCTGCTGCCCGTTACTCAAACCCGCTTACAATTTCTCGTAGCGGAACTCAATCTTATCACCAGCCTTAGCGGTGTAGTCAGCGGCACCCACCTGGGCGTAGCCACCGTTCACGTAGAAGCCCCAATAGTGGGCATCGTCGGCAACGAGGCCGTTAATACCCTGGACCATCTCACCGTAAGAGGTGCTTTTTGTTTCAACAGTGTACTTAGCCTTTAGGGTGACAAGAGCGGCTTTGCCTTCTTCGCCATCAAAGGTAACAATCTCAGACTGGACCGGGGTAGCAGAAGCAGTAGGAGTAGCTTCAGGCTTTGCAGAGTCAGACTGC
The DNA window shown above is from Verrucomicrobiia bacterium and carries:
- a CDS encoding DUF4430 domain-containing protein, with the translated sequence MRNKNIALVAALVILLGGVSAFAYNKQSDSAKPEATPTASATPVQSEIVTFDGEEGKAALVTLKAKYTVETKSTSYGEMVQGINGLVADDAHYWGFYVNGGYAQVGAADYTAKAGDKIEFRYEKL